The following coding sequences are from one Ursus arctos isolate Adak ecotype North America unplaced genomic scaffold, UrsArc2.0 scaffold_23, whole genome shotgun sequence window:
- the LOC113246381 gene encoding olfactory receptor 9G1-like, whose product MERSNYTVTEFILVGFTTDTVMQLVLFVVFLGVYSLTVVANSTLMVLICNDSRLHTPMYFFIGNLSFLDLWYSSVYTPKILVTCISEDKSISFAGCVCQFFFSAGLAYSECYLLAAMAYDRYVAISKPLLYSQAMSIKLCAFLVTSSYLGGFINASIITKRTFALNFCSGNVIDDFFCDLLPLVKLACGRKDGYQTVLYIILASNVITPTVLILASYLFIIATILRIRSTQGRLKAFSTCSSHLVSVTLYYGSILYIYARPRSSYSLDTDKIVSTFYTVVFPMLNPMIYSLRNKDVKEALNKLIK is encoded by the coding sequence ATGGAGAGAAGCAATTATACAGTGACTGAGTTCATCCTGGTGGGCTTCACAACAGACACAGTGATGCAACTGGTCCTGTTTGTGGTATTTCTTGGTGTGTACTCTCTGACTGTGGTTGCAAATTCTACCCTCATGGTGTTGATCTGTAATGACTCCCGGCTGCACACacccatgtatttcttcattggaaatcTGTCTTTTCTGGATCTCTGGTATTCCTCTGTCTACACCCCAAAGATCCTGGTGACCTGCATCTCTGAAGACAAAAGCATCTCCTTTGCTGGCTGTGTATGTCAGTTCTTCTTCTCTGCTGGACTGGCATACAGTGAGTGTTACCTGTTGGCCGCCATGGCTtatgaccgctacgtggccatctCAAAGCCACTGCTCTATTCTCAGGCTATGTCTATAAAGCTATGTGCATTTTTGGTAACATCCTCCTACCTTGGTGGCTTTATTAACGCTTCCATCATCACCAAGAGAACTTTTGCCTTGAACTTCTGTAGTGGCAATGTCATTGATGACTTTTTCTGTGATTTGCTTCCCTTGGTGAAGTTGGCTTGTGGCAGGAAAGATGGCTATCAGACTGTGCTGTACATCATCCTGGCCTCCAATGTCATCACCCCCACGGTGCTGATCCTGGCCTCCTACCTGTTCATCATTGCCACCATCTTGAGGATCCGTTCCACCCAGGGCCGCCTCAAAGCCTTCTCCACGTGTTCCTCCCACCTGGTCTCTGTCACCTTGTACTATGGCTCCATTCTCTACATCTACGCTCGTCCCCGATCTAGCTATTCTTTGGACACGGATAAAATAGTTTCTACCTTTTACACTGTGGTGTTCCCCATGTTGAATCCCATGATCTATAGCCTGAGGAATAAGGATGTGAAAGAGGCTCTGAATAAACTCATTAAATAA
- the LOC125281334 gene encoding olfactory receptor 9G1-like yields the protein MERNNHTVTEFILVGFTMDTVMQLVLFVVFLVVYSLTVVGNTTLMVLISNDSRLHTPMYFFIENLSFLDLWYSSVYTPKILVTCISEDKSISFAGCVCQFFFSAGLTYSECYLLAAMAYDRYVAISKPLLYSQAMSIKLCAFLVTSSYLGGFINASIITKRTFALNFCSGNVIDDFFCDLLPLVKLACGKKDGYQTVLYIILASNVITPSVLILASYLFIIATILRIRSTQGRLKAFSTCSSHLVSVTLYYGSILYIYARPRSSYSLDTDKIVSTFYTVVFPMLNPMIYSLRNKDVKEALNKLIK from the coding sequence ATGGAGAGAAACAATCATACAGTGACTGAGTTCATCCTGGTGGGCTTCACAATGGACACAGTAATGCAACTGGTCCTGTTTGTAGTATTTCTTGTTGTGTACTCTCTGACTGTGGTAGGAAATACCACCCTCATGGTGTTGATCTCTAATGACTCCCGACTGCACACacccatgtatttctttattgAGAATCTGTCTTTTCTGGATCTCTGGTATTCTTCTGTCTACACCCCAAAGATCCTGGTGACCTGCATCTCTGAAGACAAAAGCATCTCCTTTGCTGGCTGTGTATGTCAGTTCTTCTTCTCTGCTGGACTGACATACAGCGAGTGTTACCTGTTGGCCGCCATGGCTtatgaccgctacgtggccatctCAAAGCCACTGCTCTATTCTCAGGCTATGTCTATAAAGCTATGTGCATTTTTGGTAACATCCTCCTACCTTGGTGGCTTTATTAACGCTTCCATCATCACCAAGAGAACTTTTGCCTTGAACTTCTGTAGTGGCAATGTCATTGATGACTTTTTCTGTGATTTGCTTCCCTTGGTGAAGTTGGCTTGTGGCAAGAAAGATGGCTATCAGACTGTGCTGTACATCATCCTGGCCTCCAATGTCATCACCCCCTCTGTGCTCATCCTGGCCTCCTACCTGTTCATCATTGCCACCATCTTGAGGATCCGTTCCACCCAGGGCCGCCTCAAAGCCTTCTCCACGTGTTCCTCCCACCTGGTCTCTGTCACCTTGTACTATGGCTCCATTCTCTACATCTACGCTCGTCCCCGATCTAGCTATTCTTTGGACACGGATAAAATAGTTTCTACCTTTTACACTGTGGTGTTCCCCATGTTGAATCCCATGATCTATAGCCTGAGGAATAAGGATGTGAAAGAGGCTCTGAATAAACTCATTAAATAA